The genomic window GGCCGGCGAGTTGGCAGGCGCAATGGCGTTGTCTGCACCGCGTCCACTACCTCAAAACCTGCTCGAGCTGGAGCGTGAGATTACGCTTATGCAGGCTGATGTCGTGAACCAGCTGATGAGTGAAGCCAATATGTCGGCATCAGAGTTTGATGTGATTGGCTTTCATGGTCAGACCGTCGCGCACCGGCCGGATCAGGGCTGGACGCTGCAACTTGGCGACGGATCGCTGATGGCAGCCGAAACCGGCGTCGACGTGGTGAATGACTTTCGGTCTGCAGACATGACCGCAGGAGGCGAGGGGGCGCCCCTGGCGCCGCTATATCATTTGGCCCTTGCCCATGACATGAGCGGCCATCCATTGGCCGTGTTGAATCTTGGCGGGATTGGAAATGTCACCTGGATTGGTCCGAATGACGGCCCAGATCCAGTCGCTTTCGATACAGGTCCTGCGAATGCCCTGATTGATGAATGGGCGCTAGAAAAAATAGGCGAACCATTTGATCACAATGGCGCCCTTGCCAAGGCAGGCACGGTCAACGAGGCCGTGCTGAAAACCATGCTGACCAACGCTTATTTCGACCGCAAGCCGCCAAAATCGCTTGATCGACTGGATTTTTCAGCTGAGGCAGCCGCGGAACTATCAAATGCAGATGGGGCAGCCACATTGGTGGCTTTCACCGTTGAAAGCGTTGCCCGTGCACTGGAGCACCTACCAGAGCCCCCAAAGCAATGGATTGTGGTAGGAGGCGGGCGCCGTAACCCGGTCCTGATGGGCGAACTGGCGCGTCGGCTTGGGGTGCGCGTCATCGCTGCTGAAGAAGCAGGTTGGCGCGGCGATACGCTGGAGGCTGAGGCGTTTGCTTACCTGGCCGTGCGCAATCTCAAGGGATTGCCACTATCGGTGCCCACAACCACCGGGGTTTCCAAGCCGATGACAGGCGGCACGCTACACAAAACCAGCACGCGCGCCGCCTAGGGTCATCTTGGAGGCAGGTAATCAATCCTACTTGCCGTCTTTCTTCGCATCTTTCGCCTGCTGATCTTCAACAAGGCGTCGGTCGAGATAGGTCGCTACCGTATCAAGCATTTGCTTGGAGCCAGTTTCAAAGAAGTGGTTTGCGCCTTTGATGACTTCCTGATCGATAGTGATGCCTTTTTGTGCGCGCAGGCGCTCAACGAGTTTTTCCACATCATCAACCGGCGCCACCTGATCCTGATCACCAGACACGAAGATGCCGGATGACGGGCAGGGGGCAAGGAAGCTGAAATCATAAGAGTTGGCCGGCGGCGCAACAGAGATGAACCCGTCAATCTCCGGGCGACGCATCAACAGCTGCATGCCAATCCAGGCGCCGAACGAGAAGCCGGCGACCCAACAGGTGCGGCTGTCGACATTGTAGGTCTGGAGCCAGTCAAGAGCTGCGGCGGCATCAGACAGCTCACCAATCCCGCCGTCAAAGCCGCCTTGGCTGCGCCCGACACCACGAAAATTGAAGCGCAGCACTGAGAAACCCCGATTAGCGAACATGTAAAACAGTTCGTAGACCGTCTGATTGTTCATCGTGCCGCCGAACTGCGGATGGGGATGCAGAATCAGCGCAATTGGGGAGTTTGGCTTGCCTTGATGGTGGTAGCGGCCTTCGATACGGCCCGCAGGGCCGTTGAAAATCACGTCGGGCATGGATGGTTTACACCGCGGGGTGGCTGATTAAACCAACCTCACAAGGTTGGTATAGAATACCCACATACAAAAAATGCCCATTTTTATGGGCTTTTTCCCGCATCCTTTTCTTGACTAAAACACTCGGGTTTATTATTTCTAGCTCACATAGCGCCAGCTTGATGCTTCTCATAGCATAAGCAGTTATGGCGATTGCAAGCATTCCGCGCGAGGTCAGCGCAGCGGCGCTTGCGGAGGGCCATGTGGGGTCATCACACGGCACTTGAAAATTGGGGGTCATTGGTAGCTCAGCTGCCGCATTGTGTTGGGCACAGATGTGGCCGGTTTGGGATACCTCATCACGGCGATAGTCAAATAATGGCTACGCTGACGGAGAAGACCTTATGAAACTCAGTACCAAAGGCCGGTATGCGGTCATGGCAATGGCGGATCTGGCCCGGTTTGGCGGCAAGAAGCCAGTGTCTCTCGGCGAGATTGCAGGTCGTCAGGAAATTTCACTGTCCTATCTCGAGCAGCTGTTCGCGAAGCTTCGCAGGGCAGGCATCGTGAAAAGCGTGCGCGGTCCGGGCGGCGGCTACCATCTTGCGCGGGATCCGGAAGACATCCAGGTGTCCGACATTATCCTGTCTGTCGATGAGCCAATCAAAGCAACACGCTGCAAGGAGAGTTCCGGCGAAGGATGCCTTGGCAACGGCGCGCGTTGCATTACCCATGATCTGTGGGACGAATTGAGCCGTCAGATACACCTCTTCCTCAGTGAAGTGTCGCTGGGCGACGTAATCCATCGTCGGGTGCTTGGACGCAGTGGCATCTATGAGGACGCTGAAAGTGGCGAGGGATCACAAATCGGGTCCCAGGCATCGCCAACGTCCTCCTCATCCCAACCGGCGCCACAAGCATCCAACTATGCTGGTGCAGTTGCAGCTGGCGAATAGGCGACCAACACGCAGTATTTCCGTTTCAAACTAACAGGACCATTCACCACCTGTGGCACAGGCAACCACATATCTTGATCACAATGCGACGGCGCCACTGCGTCCCGAAGCGCGCGAGGCCATGGTCGCTGCCATGGATGCGCTGGCTGGTGGTGGTAATCCGTCGTCCGTCCATCGGGCGGGCAGGGTGGCGAAGCGTCTTGTGGAAGACGCGCGCGCAAGTGTTGCGTCCCTGGTGGCAGCTGTGCCGGATGAGGTTGTGTTCACATCCGGTGGGACGGAAGCCAACAGCCTTGCAATTACCGGGACATTGGCCTCGGGCGCCGTTGAGCGTTTGATTGTGGTGGCAACGGAACATGCAAGCGTCATAGATACGGCTGCCGCAAGCGGCGTTGACGTCAAGCAGCTTGGCGTTGATTCAGATGGTATGGCCGATATTGCTGCACTTGTTGACGACCTGCAGACAGATACGCGGCCGGCCCTTGTATGTGTAATGGCGTCAAACAACGAGACGGGTGCCGTTCAACCCGTCCTGCAGATCACCCAATGTGTCAAAGAGGCTGGTGGTCGTGTGCACGTGGACGCCGTCCAGCATGTGGGCAAATTGCCTCTGTCTCCTTTGGGTGGTGCGCATACAATGGCAATTTCCGCCCACAAGATAGGCGGCCCGCAAGGCGTCGGTGCGTTGGTTGTGCGTGGCAAGGGACGTGTCGAGCCAATGCTTCGCGGCGGCGGGCAAGAGTTGCGCCGCCGTGCTGGCACAGAAAATGTTGTCGGAATTGCCGGCTTTGGTGCTGCTGCAGACAAAGCAGCAGAAAGTCAGGCGCAGCTTCAGGCCCTGGCCCCCTTGCGTGATGAACTGGAAGCACGCGCTCTACAAATCGCTGATGCCACAGGTCATGTGGGTGCGGTGATCTGCCCTGCGGCAGAGCGGTTGCCAAACACCAGTTGCATTGCATTTGATGGAGTGAAAGCGGAAACGCTTTTGATGGCGCTCGACCTCGGTGGGGTCTGTGTCAGTTCCGGCTCAGCGTGCTCATCGGGCAAAGTGGCGCGCAGTCATGTGCTTGAAGCCATGGGCATCAATGAAAGCCGCGCAGGTGGAGCAATCCGCGTGTCCATGGGATGGAATACGACCGATCAGGATGTTGAACGGTTTTGTTCCGCTCTCGAGCAGGCTTTGAAGAGAATTCGCCCCGCTGATGCGGGTCATGTTTCCAGCGAGGGCCACGCGGTCCGAACTGCAGGTGAGTAGGTAAGGGTATGGCAGCGGTTCAAGAAACAGTGCGTGACGTCGAAGGCCTCGGCCAGGGCGACAAGTACAAATATGGTTTCTATACGGACATTGAGAGCGACAAGGCTCCCAAGGGTCTGAATGAGGACACAGTTCGGTTCATCTCGGCCAAAAAGGGCGAGCCCGAATGGATGCTTGAGTACCGCCTAGAAGCCTTCCGCCGTTGGCTGGAAATGGAAGAACCCGACTGGGCCAAGGTCAACTATCCAAAAATCGACTATCAGGACTACTACTACTACTCCGCACCCAAGAGTCAGGGTGACGGCCCAAAGAGTCTGGATGAAGTCGATCCTGAACTCCTGCGCACCTATGAGAAGCTCGGGATTCCATTGAACGAGCAAAAGATGCTCGCGGGCGTTGCTGTTGATGCCGTGTTCGACAGTGTGTCCGTGGTTACAACATTCAAAGAGAAACTGTCTGAGGCTGGCGTGGTATTCTGCCCAATCTCAGAGGCCGTACATTCTCATCCAGAATTGGTGAAAGAGTATCTCGGCAGTGTTGTGCCCGCGACAGACAACTATTTTGCCGCTCTGAACGCCGCAGTGTTCTCTGACGGGTCGTTTGTATACATCCCCAAGGGTGTTCGCTGCCCGATGGAGCTGTCGACCTATTTCCGCATCAACGAACGCGACACGGGGCAGTTTGAGCGCACCCTGATCATCGCTGATGAAGGCTCGTATGTGAGCTACCTGGAAGGCTGCACCGCCCCCATGCGGGACGAACACCAGCTCCATGCTGCGGTGGTGGAGCTTGTCACTCACCATGATGCTGAAATCAAATACTCGACAGTGCAGAACTGGTACCCGGGCGATGAAGACGGCAAGGGTGGTATCTTCAATTTTGTGACCAAGCGCGGAGACTGCCGCGGAGACAACTCAAAGATCTCCTGGACGCAGGTCGAAACCGGCTCCGCAGTAACCTGGAAATATCCAAGCTGCGTGTTACGTGGAGACAACTCGTCTGGCGAGTTTTACTCCATCGCCATTTCAAATGGCGCGCAGCAGGTCGACTCCGGGACCAAGATGATCCATCTGGGCAAGAACACGAAGAGCCGGATCATTTCGAAAGGTATCTCCGCGGGAAAATCGTCCAACGCCTATCGTGGCCTGGTGAGCATTTATCCGTCTGCTGAAGACGCACGCAATTTCACTCAGTGTGACAGTCTGCTGATTGGGGACAGATGCTCGGCCCACACAGTGCCGTACATCGAAAGCCGCAACCCGACGGCCGTGCTTGAGCATGAAGCCACCACATCGAAGCTGTCGGAAGATCAGCTCTTCTACTGTCAGGCCCGCGGCCTGCCGGAAGAAGAAGCCGTCGCGCTTCTCGTCAACGGCTTCTGCCGTGAAGTGCTGCAGCAACTGCCGATGGAATTTGCCGTAGAAGCTCAAAAGCTGGTGGGTATCTCCCTTGAAGGGAGCGTCGGCTAATGAACATGGGTACCTGGATTGCCATCGGCACTGGAGTTGGCGTCGCCATAGGCGTGGCAACGGATGAACTCAGCACCTGGATTGCAGTAGGGGTCGGCATCGGCGTTGCGTTGGGCGCCACCACATTTTTGCGTAATACGGATAATTAGAATGCTTGAAATCAAAGACCTGCATGTTGAAGTCGGCGGCAAGGAAATCCTGAAAGGGATCAACCTCACCCTTAATCCCGGTGAGGTGCACGCAGTCATGGGCCCCAACGGCTCTGGCAAGTCAACGCTGTCCTACACGCTGGCCGGCCGGTCCGGCTATGAGGTGACTGGCGGCTCAATCCTTTTCAATGGCAAGGACCTGACTGAACTTGAGCCCAATGAGCGTGCCGCTGCAGGTGTGTTCCTCGCGTTTCAGTATCCAACAGAAGTGCCCGGCGTCACCACGATGACGTTCCTTAAAACGGCTCTAAACGCTGTGCGGGTTGCGCGGGGTGAAGACGAGTTGGATGCGGTCAGGTTCCTCAAGCTGGTACGTGAGAAAGCCAAGGCCCTGAACATCACCGATGACATGCTGAAGCGTCCGCTCAATGTCGGCTTCTCCGGTGGCGAGAAGAAGCGTGCTGAGACACTGCAAATGGCTCTGCTCGAGCCGACATTTGCGGTGCTTGATGAAACAGACTCAGGCCTCGACGTCGATGCGATGCGTGTTGTCGCTGAGGGTGTAAACGCATTGCGCTCACCCGAGCGCTCCATGCTGGTGATTACTCACTATCAACGGTTGCTCGATCACATCGTCCCTGACCATGTGCACATTCTGGCAGGCGGCAAGATTGTTAAATCTGGTCCCAAGGAACTGGCGCGAGAAGTCGAAGAATCCGGTTACGCAGATATCAAGAGCGACGCGGCTTAGTCATGGCGAGAGTAGCAGTTGAGCCTTTGGATATCGAAACCGGCCTAGTGGACGACCACGCGGCAGCAGCAAAGGTGCTGCCCGGCGCGGCGCACCAAGCCAGTGCCCGATCCAAAGCCATCGAGGCGTTTGCGGTTGAAGGATTGCCGAACAGGCGGCTTGAAGAATATCGCTACTTCGATCTGCGTCAGATGTTGGCCAAGGCAGGCCCACTTGCCGTCACCCCGGCAGCGTCCAGCGTTGACACCACGGACTCTGCCACGGGCCTCTTTGCTGAGTTGGACAGGCACGTCGCTGTTTTCATCAACGGTCGATTTGATGCGGCGCGCTCCTCCTTCGATGGTTTGCCTGATGGTGTTGAGCTTTTGAGCTACTCAGAGGCTCTGAATAGTGAAGCTGCCTGGGTATCTGAGGCGCTGGAGTCTTCCATTGCACCTCAGGATGCCGTTACCACTCTAAATGCGGCATACGCGATTGATGGCATCGTAATTCGGGTGTCGGCGGGTGTGAAAGTCCATAAGCCAATTGAGGTTCAATGGCGTGCGGTTGGCGACGTCAGTACACATTTCCACACGCGCAGCCTTGTCGTCCTCGAAGAGGGCGCGCAGCTGACATTGCTTGAAACCCGCGGCGACGATAAGCGGGCACCTGTCTTTGCCACGGGAGCCTTGCGGCTTGTAATCGGCGATGATGCATCGTTGCGCCATGCCGCCGTATATGCAGATGGCGATGATGTTGTTCGTGTTGGAAAAAAGTCGGTCACCCTTGGCAAGGCGTCAAACTACGAAACGCTTGGTCTTGCCGTTGGCACGGGGAAAGCTCGCACCGATGAGCACGTTCATTTTGCCGGTGAAAACACAAAGGCAAGTATCAATGGGCTATCCCTGCTGCGCGATAGAGCAGTGATGGACAACACTTTGTTCGTCGATCATGCGGTACCCAATTGCGAAAGCGAAGAGACCTTTCGTTCGGTCCTGGACGACGCGTCACGCGGCGTTTTTCAGGGGTCTATCCTGGTGCGTAAGGACGCCCAGAAAATTGACTCACAGATGCAGGCTCGAGCATTGCTCCTTTCCCGCAAGGCTGAAATGGATGCAAAGCCGATGTTGGAAATTTACGCCGATGACGTGATTTGTGCGCACGGGTCCGCGATCGGTGAGCCGGATCAAAACGCCATTTTCTATCTGATGAGCCGTGGTATCGATGAGAATACCGCACGCGCGTTGCTTGTGGCCGGCTTCCTGGATGATGTGGTGGATGGCTTCGACGACGGTGCGATTGCCGTTGCTCTCAAGATGCTGCTGGCGGAGCGCCTTGGCGCGCCGAAAGATACGGCACAAGGGGCATCTATATGAGCGAAGCCGCAACCATTTCCAGTCTGGCACCGCATAACGAACCGGCATTTGACGTAGAGCGTGTGCGCGCGGATTTCCCGATCCTCTCTCGGGAGATTTACGGCAAACCACTTGTCTATTTGGACAATGCAGCCTCGGCGCAAAAGCCCGTGCAAGTGTTGGATGCCATCCGCGACGCTTATGCCAATGACTACGCCAATGTCCATCGTGGTCTGCATTATCTGGCAAATGCGTCCACGCAGGCCTTTGAAGGCGCGCGAGAAAAAGTGCGGGCGCTGCTAAATGCGCCAACAACTGATGAAATCATTTTCACCAAAGGTGGAACCGAGGCCATGAATCTTGTGGCGCAGGGGTACCTGCAGCCGATCATTCAGCCTGGTGATGAGATTGTTATCTCGATGATGGAGCACCACTCCAACATCGTGCCATGGCACTTCCTGAGGGAGCGTCAGGGGGCAGTCCTGAAATGGGTTCCTGTGCTGGATGATGGATCGCTGGATATGGCTGCTTTTGAAGCAGCCCTTGGTCCCAAAACGAAACTCGTGTCCATGACGCACATGTCAAATGTGTTGGGCAGCGTGGTGGATGCCAAGAAAATCACTGACATGGCGCATGCCCATGGCGCCGCCGTTCTTATTGACGGGTGCCAAGGCGCTGTTCACATGGACGTGGATGTCCAGGCGATCGGGTGCGATTTTTATGTGATGACCGGACACAAGCTTTACGGTCCGACTGGCATCGGTGCGCTCTACGGCAGGGCCGAATTGCTGGCAGAGATGCAGCCTTATCAGGGCGGTGGTGAAATGATCCGTGAAGTCCACATGGATGAAATCACCTATGGGGACGCCCCGCACAAGTTTGAAGCGGGAACACCTCCGATTGTGCAGGCGATTGGACTTGGTGCAGCAATTGACTATGTGAACGACGTTGGCCGTGCGGCGGCCCGGGCGCACGAGGCAGATTTGATTGCCTATGCAACGGCACAGGTCCAGGACCTCAACTGGATTACAATTCACGGCACTATGCCGGGCAAAGGTGCGATCATGTCATTCTCAATGGAAGGCGCGCATCCGCATGATGTTGCAACCATCATTGACCGGTCCGGGATTGCGATCAGGGCCGGGCAGCACTGTGCTGAACCACTGATGGCCCACCTCGGTGTGCCTGGCACTGCGCGCGCCTCGTTCGCCATGTACAATACACGTGCAGATGTTGACGCGTTTGTTGTGGCGCTCGAGAAGGCGCGGGAGTTTCTTGGGTAATGGATGAACTCATGACTGAAACACAGACAGAAGCCGTGGAACCTGCCAGCAATGAGGCGCGGGTCAATGGCTCAGCCATCCCTCAGGGTGAGCTGGACATGCTGACCGACGACCTGATCGGCGCAATCAAGACCGTCTATGATCCCGAGATCCCGGTAGACATCTATGAGCTTGGCCTGATTTACAAAATTGATGTCTCAGATGACCGGGATATTGAGGTGGACATGACACTTACGGCACCAGGCTGCCCCGTCGCAGGTGAAATGCCCCAATGGGTGAGTGACGCAATCAGTTCCGTCGATGGCGTGGGCGATGTGAAAGTGAACCTTGTTTTTGACCCTCCTTGGACGCCAGAACGGATGTCAGATGAGGCAAGAGTTGCGCTCAACATGTTTTGACCTTGGCGGAGGGCGCCTTGAAGTGACGCCCCTCGATAAGCACATGTTAGGGTGTACCGAAGAGAGTAGAGAGATGGCAGGACAAGTAATAACGCTGACAGATACAGCCGCGGAACGGATCAAGGCAATTATCGACCGATCCGATGAGCCGATTGTGGGCGTGCGTCTTGGTCTTGAGAATGCGGGCTGTGCGGGTATGGCCTACAAACTGGATTACGCCACAGAAACAGCGCCATTGGACGAAGTGGTGGAGGACAAGGGCGTCAAGATTTTGATTGATGCCAAGTCCATCCTGTTCCTGTTAGGCATGGAAATGGACTACGAAGAGACCAAGCTTCGGTCGGGCTTTGTGTTCAACAATCCCAATCAGACGGACGCTTGCGGTTGCGGTGAAAGCGTAACGCTCACTCCGGCTAAAGCGCCTGTTGCCGAAGAACGGCCCTCGACCTAGGGCGCGCTTTGCGGCAGTTTAGCCGCCATGGCCGTATCGAACGAATACACCCAATTTCTCATTGAGATGCTGGTTCCACTGGGGCCGGTGAAGTCGCGCCGGATGTTTGGTGGATCCGGGCTCTTTGCGGACGGGTTGATGTTCGGGCTGATCGCAAATGAGATTTTATATCTGAAGGTTGATGAACAGAACCAACCAGCCTTCGAAGCAGAAGGGATGGACCCCTTCACCTATGAGACGAAGGCAGGCAAACGCGGTGTAATGTCTTACTGGCAGGCACCGGAACGGTTGTTCGATGAGCCGGATGAGTTTGTTGCGTGGGCGCGTGATGCGGTTAGCGTGGCCTTGCGTGCAGATGCAGCCAAGCCACCATCCCAGCGCAAAGGGCCCGGCGCGCCGCCCAAACAAAAGAAACCGCGGACCAAGCGCTCTGCGGTGAAAAAAAGGGCCTCAAAGAAAAAGGCGGCAGGGTCATAAGACCCGCCGCCTTTTGCTCGTGTGCTGCAAAAATCTAGTTGCCCTTGAATTCGGCAGGACGCTTCTCCAGAAAAGCCTTCACGCCTTCCTTGAAGTCGTCGGTGCGGCCCGCCTCACGTTGCAGCCAGCGTTCCTTGTCGAGCTGCTCTTCGTACGTATTGTCGAAGCTATCGGCATAAGCTTCGCGGATAAGACCAAGCGTGCGTGTTGGTCCGGATGCTAAGTCCTTCGCCATCTTCATTGCTTCACCAATCAGCGCATCGTCTTCATACACCCGGTTAATGAGACCCCAGCTAAGAGCTGTATCGGCTGGAAGCTTTTCGCCGAGGAGAGAAAGTTCCTTGGCGCGCGCAACGCCAATGAGACGCGGCAGCAGGTAGGTGGAGCCGCCATCTGGTACCAGTCCAATGCGACGGAAGGCCTGCAGGAAATACGAAGACTTTGCGGCAAGAACCATGTCCCCCATCAGCGCAAAACTCATGCCGACCCCGGCAGCAGGACCATTCACCGCGGTGACAAAGGGCATTTTCAGTTTGCGAATTTTGCGCAGAATTGGGTGATACTTTTGCTCCAGCGCCTGGCCGGCATCTGGCTGAGCATTGGAGCGTTGCTCGCCGGGCCGTTCACCCGGGCGGCCACCAGCCAAATTGGCACCGGCGCAAAAACCGCGGCCTTCGCCGGTCATGACGACGCAACGCACGCCATTATCCGGTGTGTCAATCCATTCCAGCGCGTCCGCAAGGCCTTCAAGCATGTCGGGTGACACGGCATTGAGGGCCTTTGGATCATTCAGGGTAAGGATGGCAACGTCGCCATCCATATCAACTTTGACTTTATTGAATTCCATGAAGTCTCTCCCGGTTGTCGAGTTTTGTTGGCGCTGTTAGCGCGAGAAATTCGGAGCGCGTTTCTCCATGAATGCCGAGACGCCCTCAGTGAAATTTGGGTGGTTGCCGCGCTTGCGCTGGGTTTCTTTTTCAAGGTCGAGCTGGGCGTTGAGATCGTTGTCAAACGTCACATCAAGTACCTGCTTGATATCACCAAAGGCTTCCGTAGGACCTGCCGCCAACTTCTCAGCATAGGCCATCGCTTCAGCCATCAGTTTGTCGTCATCAACACAAGCCCAGATAAGGCCCCAGTCTGCCGCTTGTTCCGCTGAAAGTTTGTCACCGCTCATGGCAAGTGCTCTGGTGCGAGCCTGGCCGATCAGGCGTGGCATAAAGTATGTCACGCCGCAGTCGGGAACGAGAGCGAGCTTGGGGCCAAACACCTGCACAAAGCTCGCAGAACGAGCAGCGAATACAACATCGCCGGCCAGCGCGAGGCCAACTCCGCCGCCGGCTGTCATACCATTTACGGCACAGACAACGGGCTTTGGCAGTTCCGCGAGTTCGCGGATCATCGGGTTGAAGCCGATTTCCATACTATGGGCCACACCGTCACCGATTGTTGCTGAGGCGGGAGGCGTGAAGCCCGCTGTCAGATCTGCACCTGCACAAAACCCGCGACCCGCACCAGTAATCACCAATGCGCCAATGTCTGCATCATCGCGTGTCTGTCGGATGGCAGTGCGCACCTCGTCCAGCAGTTGAGGGTTCATGCTGTTGAGCACGTCAGGGCGATTCAGCGTAACAACCGCTACGCCGGTATCGTGCTTTTCGAAGGTAATCATGTCCATTGCAGGCCGCCTCGCAGTATTGATTTGCGAGCGACAATACCGGCCCTGCGGTCACCGTCAAACGGCAGAATACGCCAATGCCAATAGACACAACGGCAAGATGCATCACGCCGTTTGTGCGGGGCAGTGTTACGTAGGGGTTGGCTTGCTTTTCTGAAGGATGTGGGCCGGATGCCTAGCTGGCAATCGCTTCTAGGTCAGCGTCGACTTCCCACTTCACCTGGTTGCGACCTGCATGTTTGGCAGAATAAAGACATGCATCAGCCCGCTTGATAAGGTCGGAAATGCTCTCTCCGGGTGCGAACAGGGCTGCACCAAATGACATTGTTACAGCACCCAGGTTTTCACCCGTTGATTTCTTGACCAGTTCTTTGCTCTCAATGGTGCGCCGTACTTCATCAGCAAGCTTAACGCCGGCAGTCAGATCGACATCGGGCAAAATGAGGGCAAATTCCTCGCCGCCATAGCGCGCGGGCTTGAGAGGATCTTTGACGTGGTGGCGCATGCACTGCGCAACCAGCTTGAGCACCTGGTCTCCGGTTTGATGACCATAGGTGTCGTTGAACTTCTTGAAGTGATCAATGTCACCGAGGACAAGCGTGAAGGGCGTACCTGCTTCTGCGGCTTTTTCCATGGAAGCAGCAACGCTGTCATCGAAATTGCGACGATTGGGCAGGCCAGTCAGCTGGTCGGTCAGGGCCTCGGTGCGGATTTCTTCCATGTTCGTGCGCAGTTGTGTGACTTCCGCCTTGCTCTCGTGCAGACGTTCTTCCAGCTGCTTGCTGCGCGTTTCCATCGTGCGGGTCGCCGTGACAAGCGTTTCCATCAGCACGCGAACTTCGGCGGGAGACCGCTCTGTGTCGAGCGCTGCGCTCACATCATTCAGCGAGTCGCCATATGCACCAGTGTCCTTTGTGGCGGATTCCAACATTGCCATCACACCAGACAACTCGTCTTCCAACTTGCCGCCCATCTCCAGAATGGCGGTGTCATTGTTTGCTGGCGTCATATGCTTGGTGCGAATTTTCTCCAGGTGCTCAGCATCAAGGCTGTCACCTGCGTCATCTATTTTTTCAATCTCTCGATTGAGACTCGGGTTTGCACCGGTGGCGTGGGTGTACCAGAGCTCGTAGTTTTCCGGCGTGGGTTCAATCGCGCGCGAATCCATCTCAGAAATGGCCTTTTCAGCCAGAGCTCTTGGATCAATCATGGTGCTCGCGTCGGTCACGTGGAAACCCCCGAAAAAAACTCAGTGCCGCGCGATGTTGCGCGGCTAAATCTTCAAACCCGGTGCGGTGCGAGCTTCTGTGCCAAATGCCAGCTCGCCCACGCACCCTTGAATGAGCGCATTCTCCAGCAAGACCGCTTAAAGCCGCGTTAAATGCTCACCCATCCAAAAATCACGCAATGGGTGAAAAAGGTTGCGGATATACGCGAAAACGGCTGGTTCTCGCCAGTTGCTGTTTGTCGCGCTATAGTCCGCCACATGAAGCTGACATGTGCTTGTGGCGAAAGGGTTTTTCGCGAGATGCATAGGTTGGCCCACCCTGTGATCCTGCCAAACATCAAAGTATGAAAGTTGGCAGTCTCGATCGGACGCATAAATCATCGGAGCCCCAGGTTGACGGTGCTCTGAACCAAGGTGAGGAAACACTTATGAGCGTTATGGAATCAACGCCGGAAACTTCAAGCCCGGACGCTGTTTCAGACGGCATTCGCGCCATTCTGGATCGCCAGAAAAAGGCCCA from Candidatus Phaeomarinobacter ectocarpi includes these protein-coding regions:
- a CDS encoding GGDEF domain-containing protein, coding for MTDASTMIDPRALAEKAISEMDSRAIEPTPENYELWYTHATGANPSLNREIEKIDDAGDSLDAEHLEKIRTKHMTPANNDTAILEMGGKLEDELSGVMAMLESATKDTGAYGDSLNDVSAALDTERSPAEVRVLMETLVTATRTMETRSKQLEERLHESKAEVTQLRTNMEEIRTEALTDQLTGLPNRRNFDDSVAASMEKAAEAGTPFTLVLGDIDHFKKFNDTYGHQTGDQVLKLVAQCMRHHVKDPLKPARYGGEEFALILPDVDLTAGVKLADEVRRTIESKELVKKSTGENLGAVTMSFGAALFAPGESISDLIKRADACLYSAKHAGRNQVKWEVDADLEAIAS